Proteins encoded by one window of Acetivibrio thermocellus ATCC 27405:
- a CDS encoding DUF2974 domain-containing protein, with protein sequence MDYLIEGLSYNPVDHTATSGPTVMEAALIAKHVYSGEKGDELPGGWKMLEDPYMVGGLRMGVYGRKGEDGEMEYVIANAGTEPTSLIDWENNLKQPFGKSEDMKNSLAFVEEFMKNNPSINVTFVGHSKGGAEAAANAVLTNRNAILFNPATVNLESYLKPYGVNKSNYTAEMTAFIVEDEILNNIFGFISTPIDKVVYLPRQHSFFISIPLIDMVNSIRNHSMDATIKAIEEWEENRQ encoded by the coding sequence TTGGATTATTTAATAGAGGGTTTAAGTTATAATCCTGTAGACCACACAGCTACATCTGGACCAACTGTAATGGAAGCTGCACTGATTGCTAAACATGTTTATTCAGGGGAAAAAGGAGATGAATTACCCGGTGGATGGAAAATGCTTGAAGATCCATATATGGTTGGAGGTCTTCGAATGGGCGTATATGGGAGAAAAGGTGAGGATGGAGAGATGGAATATGTAATTGCAAATGCAGGAACAGAACCTACTAGTTTGATAGATTGGGAGAATAATTTGAAACAACCTTTTGGGAAATCAGAAGATATGAAAAATTCTTTAGCTTTTGTTGAAGAGTTTATGAAAAACAATCCAAGTATTAATGTAACATTTGTTGGACATTCAAAAGGTGGGGCTGAAGCAGCTGCAAATGCGGTACTTACAAATAGGAATGCAATACTATTTAATCCTGCCACAGTGAACTTAGAATCATATTTAAAGCCATATGGTGTGAACAAGTCAAATTATACTGCTGAGATGACGGCATTTATTGTAGAAGACGAAATTTTGAATAATATCTTTGGATTTATATCAACGCCGATAGACAAGGTAGTTTATTTACCCAGACAGCATTCTTTTTTCATATCGATTCCACTTATAGATATGGTAAATTCGATTCGAAATCATTCGATGGATGCAACGATAAAGGCAATAGAAGAATGGGAGGAAAATAGACAATGA
- a CDS encoding WD40 repeat domain-containing protein codes for MSKKLVLLIISILCFTALTGCWIVRSDLSGDIIIGDGHGGTSHSIIKYNPATNKFESVEPGLYYEVEYNDDKSKILCYRFLENSEVRRFEICEYDIKSKKFGEPIFIPGDSQKFKGSVKYVPNSDRISFVLDYELHIYDRSSGTLTKLFEVAFNSYSWDNTGKKLLYGDYDENIYIYDMESNEKRKILTGICPVYSNSNEYIAYIGIDQRLTVYNVNTGKKWRTVPVDDSARYIFSPDDKYILLGTEYADLMSFPHYTLYILDYKTGKKKRLFGGEGNVPSLDWK; via the coding sequence ATGAGTAAGAAATTGGTTTTACTTATAATAAGTATACTGTGTTTTACTGCCTTAACGGGTTGTTGGATAGTCAGAAGTGATCTTTCCGGCGATATTATTATAGGTGATGGTCATGGAGGGACTTCTCATAGTATTATCAAATATAATCCCGCTACAAATAAATTTGAAAGTGTCGAACCGGGTCTTTACTATGAAGTGGAATATAATGATGATAAATCAAAGATATTGTGTTACAGGTTTTTAGAAAACAGTGAGGTGAGGCGTTTTGAGATATGTGAGTATGATATTAAATCTAAAAAATTTGGTGAACCTATTTTTATTCCCGGCGATTCACAGAAGTTTAAAGGTAGTGTTAAATACGTGCCCAATTCCGACAGAATTAGTTTTGTTTTAGATTATGAACTTCATATTTATGATAGATCCTCAGGGACTCTTACTAAATTATTTGAGGTGGCATTTAATTCGTACTCATGGGATAATACGGGTAAAAAGTTACTTTATGGTGATTACGATGAAAACATATATATATATGATATGGAGAGCAATGAAAAGAGAAAAATTTTAACAGGTATATGCCCCGTTTACTCAAACAGCAATGAATATATAGCATATATAGGAATAGATCAGAGGTTAACTGTTTATAATGTTAACACAGGAAAAAAATGGAGAACCGTACCAGTTGACGATAGTGCAAGATATATTTTTTCCCCAGATGACAAGTATATTCTATTGGGAACAGAATATGCAGACCTTATGAGTTTTCCGCATTACACATTGTATATTTTGGATTATAAGACAGGAAAGAAGAAGAGATTATTTGGCGGTGAAGGAAATGTTCCCAGTCTTGATTGGAAATAG
- a CDS encoding ankyrin repeat domain-containing protein, with protein MSRKKIMIVMLIVVMTFPILLSSCQFDILGKEEEYRITNVKIFKDTPVWELALAVKNEKTRTIEKLAKENPELLNYQEPKYGATLLLWAVGMEKYKSAEALLKCGADPNIASTVDGMTPLYLAAGFSWIDNYAKKDPKFVKLLLKYNADPNITYGGNAIIEPGTSPLMNSIRCGIEKTKALVEAGAYINYKTKSGTTAAIKALLAGQNATLEALEYAHYLIVEKKAKVTDPYYPWLVYEENNIQELYPVDILRRWVYPLDSEEYRIKMEIVEEFARQGVNYWDTEIDKYTLEQIKKLYPDTWEEYIKRY; from the coding sequence ATGAGTAGGAAAAAGATAATGATTGTTATGCTGATTGTTGTAATGACTTTTCCGATTTTATTATCTTCATGTCAATTTGATATATTAGGGAAAGAGGAGGAATATAGGATTACAAACGTAAAAATTTTTAAGGACACACCGGTATGGGAACTGGCATTGGCTGTTAAGAATGAGAAAACCCGTACAATAGAGAAATTGGCAAAAGAGAATCCGGAGTTGCTGAATTATCAGGAACCGAAATATGGAGCGACTTTACTGTTGTGGGCAGTTGGGATGGAAAAGTATAAATCTGCAGAAGCACTATTAAAATGTGGAGCTGACCCCAATATTGCCTCAACAGTTGACGGAATGACTCCGCTTTATTTGGCAGCAGGATTTTCTTGGATAGACAATTACGCGAAAAAAGACCCTAAGTTTGTAAAGCTCCTACTGAAATATAATGCAGACCCAAACATAACTTATGGTGGAAATGCCATTATTGAGCCAGGAACTAGTCCGCTTATGAACTCAATACGATGTGGTATTGAAAAAACGAAAGCATTAGTAGAAGCAGGAGCTTATATCAACTATAAAACTAAAAGTGGGACTACAGCTGCAATTAAAGCATTGCTAGCCGGTCAAAATGCGACATTGGAAGCATTGGAATATGCACATTATTTGATAGTAGAGAAGAAAGCTAAGGTAACAGATCCCTATTATCCATGGTTGGTTTATGAAGAAAACAATATCCAAGAATTATATCCGGTGGATATATTAAGGCGTTGGGTTTATCCATTGGATTCGGAAGAATACCGAATAAAAATGGAGATTGTAGAGGAATTTGCCCGACAAGGTGTAAATTATTGGGATACAGAAATTGATAAATATACTCTTGAACAGATAAAAAAGCTTTATCCTGATACTTGGGAGGAATATATAAAAAGGTATTAA
- a CDS encoding RHS repeat-associated core domain-containing protein: protein MQIKITPEEMTRIASNIKEVSKKFEDITREVKNIVNYIDWELRSKEGIEQKLLIADTAAKNIAQDLDRMSRDLISARDKMMEAEDKAAIAARKKRNINFENLIHDALEVLFRPPVGAIFRLFNYLPWDRLVGSGTANCPNTFAGDPVNVVSGNFYLTRRDITIPSRGMALEITRYYNSMDNTPGMFGKGWKTDYETCLKKKEDSEDIIVMYPGGSIRIFEHTGSGTFKSPKGVYDTLFKTEDEMYILKVQKGITYKYDQAGSLVSISDSNNNEIRFKYNREGLLSAIMSPRGKLLMFSYESDRVGSVTDHTGRKLRYKYDEKGNLIQVIYPDGGKITYAYDNIGLISITDQNGNTYVQNTYDEKGRVVKQLDHENNELIIEYDEENRENTFKWTKSGITRVYKYNEKMLLTEIRYDDGSVQKYTYDENFNRNSETDRNGNTTYRKYDDKGNLIEVISPEPFCYKTKYSYDEEGRLIKVVSPGGGEVSFEYDERGNLLKRIVKTGSRSYSEWAYTYDQYGRMTTSKDAENNTKTFEYGEEDVNKPTLIKDAVGNIFKYEFDKVGRVVATTTHYGTVRLKYDECDRITHITDTEGNTTRICYDKAGNMTKVIAPKQYGEKGENGSGYAFEYNAMDKLIRTIDPLGNVFAVKYDENGNKIKEINPNYYSSEKDDGIGIEYKYDTNHRRISTIFPDGSMSRIKYDAEGNIIKTISWKDYNKDLDDGPGMEYTYDEMNRLTQIIDPKGNVIKKYIYDEDGRIVKEIDAKGYSSADNDEERWGTIYKYNLAGWLVEKRTPLQQKNGEIYYNIIEYVYDRNGRVVQEKRSPEYVTRTGYPKKWNIINYKYDPNGNLIEVTDSLGAVITYEYDCFGKRTLERMKINDRKQRVTRYEYNGVGKLTRVIRELDGEDLSGYSEDKVLAETIYNYDPNGNLIEVISPEGYLTVFKYDDANRRIKSILYQPQNGVKLSGSAYCALLNTKSRSISYEYDRAGNLVREILPNGGVIINEYDEMNRRIRVTDPDGNTRRIFYDNSGNVVKYVNPENYDPEKDDGTGTTYLYDSMNRLIEIVNAAGIVVERNIYNTAGEIIKRIDSVGYSSADNDNDRHGVEFSYDLAGRLEEITTPEAKIHGRKSQKYTYDAEGNITGVVDGNGNSTRYSLDLWGKIINITEPDGTNIKYDYDYAGNLVSTTDGNGNTTRYTYNSFNLLSEIIDPDGRKITFKYDRQGRMVQRIGKDGRSTYYNYNADNNITGRWEEEGQMEKYEYNVDGSLAASISGTTIHTYAYTLAGRLKSKTTNGQKVLEYDYNKNGLVSKVTDISGTPVEYTYDVLGRLTTVTNGGKVSARYEYNIDNTIAQVLYGSGVCARYEYDMDKKIKELLNIDPTGKEMFVYRYAYDGNGNPILKEENEKVTAYSYDTLNRLKEVVYPRNIRERFEYDANGNRIKRECGDILEQYEYDSCNRLVQRIKNGLLTEYEYDARGNLIKEKEGELTKLYSYDGFDRLIRVQNPDGTYMENIYDAENLRTVSIENGRYNRYVYNGRNIACEVDEDWSLKDRIVFGHTILQREDSDKNEYYYIHNAHGDITALTDGKGEVINSYSYDAFGNILDSVEKIENRFKYSGEVLDPVTGQYYLRARYYNPSIGRFMQEDTFRGDGLNLYTYVANNPLKYVDPTGHCKESVDFSDVYDNILSENPNDILKDMVLRKIMGPDWTPNYLRNSNEIEDYKFKAVIYLNRSDGAFLQGHSAIMLVTDDNQGLFYSFVGDASKTLQLIAGFNSPGKILKPFDKRKKQYVTVDVISFLEKGRIENVEKFKGNDTFTDQYDRYIYIPITNEQGQAMYRKAEMLYKQPPEYNLYANNCNHVAQQILEAGGLNFAPTKGNALDERINLYTSFNPLVHLPPRAMLNYIFDRVDKTIPNAAYNYGAFIANKQGWIAGNTDDSAFFWNPFK from the coding sequence ATGCAAATAAAAATAACTCCTGAAGAAATGACAAGAATAGCAAGTAATATAAAAGAAGTGTCAAAGAAATTTGAAGATATAACTCGTGAGGTAAAAAATATAGTAAATTACATTGATTGGGAACTTAGAAGTAAAGAGGGAATAGAACAAAAACTATTAATAGCAGATACAGCAGCAAAAAATATAGCCCAGGACTTAGACAGAATGTCACGGGATCTTATAAGTGCAAGGGACAAAATGATGGAAGCAGAAGACAAGGCTGCAATTGCAGCAAGAAAAAAGAGAAATATAAACTTCGAAAATTTAATTCATGATGCTCTTGAGGTACTTTTTAGGCCACCAGTCGGAGCAATATTCAGGTTATTTAACTATTTGCCGTGGGATAGACTGGTAGGCTCCGGAACCGCAAATTGTCCCAACACTTTTGCGGGGGACCCTGTAAACGTGGTATCGGGAAATTTTTATTTAACAAGAAGAGATATAACCATACCTTCAAGAGGTATGGCGCTTGAGATAACCAGATATTACAACTCCATGGATAATACGCCAGGTATGTTCGGTAAAGGATGGAAAACAGATTATGAAACATGCCTGAAGAAAAAGGAAGACAGTGAGGACATAATAGTGATGTATCCGGGAGGGAGCATAAGGATATTCGAACATACGGGGTCAGGAACTTTCAAATCTCCCAAAGGTGTGTACGATACACTTTTTAAAACAGAGGATGAAATGTACATATTGAAGGTTCAAAAGGGGATTACCTACAAATATGACCAGGCTGGAAGCCTTGTATCAATCTCGGATTCAAACAATAACGAGATAAGATTTAAATATAACCGGGAGGGATTGCTGTCTGCCATAATGTCACCGAGGGGAAAACTTTTGATGTTTTCCTATGAAAGCGACAGGGTTGGCAGCGTAACTGACCACACGGGAAGGAAGCTGAGATATAAATACGATGAAAAAGGAAATCTGATACAGGTAATATACCCTGACGGAGGAAAAATTACCTATGCGTACGATAACATAGGGCTAATTTCAATAACCGACCAGAATGGCAACACCTATGTTCAAAATACATATGATGAAAAAGGCAGAGTAGTAAAACAGCTTGACCATGAGAATAATGAGTTGATTATAGAATATGACGAAGAAAATCGTGAAAATACTTTCAAATGGACGAAAAGCGGTATAACCCGTGTGTATAAGTACAATGAGAAGATGCTTCTGACCGAAATAAGGTATGATGACGGAAGTGTGCAAAAATATACCTATGATGAGAATTTCAACAGAAACAGTGAGACGGACAGAAATGGCAACACGACGTACAGGAAATATGATGACAAGGGCAATTTAATAGAAGTAATTTCACCGGAGCCTTTCTGCTATAAGACAAAATACAGCTATGACGAGGAAGGCAGACTGATAAAGGTAGTGTCACCGGGCGGGGGAGAAGTGTCTTTTGAATATGACGAAAGGGGAAACCTTTTAAAACGCATTGTAAAGACCGGAAGCAGAAGTTATTCGGAGTGGGCATATACGTATGATCAATATGGAAGAATGACAACATCAAAAGATGCGGAAAACAACACGAAGACCTTTGAGTATGGAGAAGAAGATGTAAACAAACCGACATTGATAAAAGATGCGGTAGGGAACATATTTAAATATGAATTTGACAAAGTGGGTCGGGTAGTGGCCACAACCACACATTACGGAACAGTAAGGTTAAAATATGATGAGTGTGACCGGATAACCCACATAACCGATACAGAAGGGAACACAACAAGAATCTGCTATGACAAGGCAGGAAACATGACAAAGGTTATAGCGCCGAAGCAGTATGGGGAGAAAGGCGAAAACGGGTCAGGATATGCATTTGAATATAATGCAATGGACAAGCTTATAAGGACAATTGACCCGTTGGGCAATGTTTTTGCGGTAAAATATGATGAGAACGGCAACAAGATAAAAGAGATCAACCCGAACTACTATAGTTCTGAGAAAGATGACGGTATAGGAATAGAATACAAATATGACACCAACCACCGCAGGATAAGCACGATATTCCCGGACGGAAGCATGTCGAGGATAAAGTATGACGCGGAAGGCAATATAATAAAGACGATATCCTGGAAGGATTATAACAAGGATTTGGATGACGGGCCGGGGATGGAGTATACCTATGATGAAATGAACAGGCTTACGCAAATAATAGACCCGAAAGGGAATGTAATAAAGAAATACATATACGATGAAGACGGAAGAATCGTGAAAGAAATAGATGCAAAAGGATATAGCAGTGCAGATAACGATGAAGAACGTTGGGGTACAATATATAAATACAACCTTGCCGGATGGCTTGTTGAGAAGAGGACACCGTTACAGCAGAAAAATGGTGAAATATATTACAACATAATAGAATATGTGTATGACAGAAACGGAAGGGTAGTACAGGAGAAAAGATCTCCGGAATATGTGACCAGGACAGGATATCCAAAGAAATGGAACATAATAAACTATAAATATGATCCCAACGGAAATCTGATAGAGGTAACCGACAGCCTTGGAGCAGTGATAACCTATGAATATGACTGCTTTGGCAAGAGAACACTGGAGAGAATGAAAATAAACGACAGGAAGCAAAGAGTAACCAGATATGAATATAATGGAGTGGGAAAATTAACGAGAGTAATACGTGAATTGGACGGAGAAGACCTTTCAGGATACAGTGAAGATAAGGTTTTGGCGGAGACAATATACAATTACGACCCAAACGGCAATCTTATAGAGGTGATTTCTCCTGAAGGGTATTTGACTGTATTTAAATACGATGATGCAAACCGTAGGATAAAGAGTATATTGTATCAACCGCAGAACGGTGTGAAACTGAGCGGCAGTGCGTATTGTGCCCTTTTAAATACAAAGTCGAGGAGCATAAGTTATGAGTATGACCGGGCAGGGAACCTTGTAAGAGAGATATTGCCGAACGGTGGCGTCATAATAAACGAATATGATGAAATGAACAGAAGAATAAGAGTTACCGACCCTGACGGAAACACCAGAAGGATTTTCTATGACAATTCAGGGAACGTCGTAAAATATGTTAATCCGGAGAATTACGATCCGGAGAAAGATGACGGAACAGGTACCACATACCTTTATGACTCAATGAACCGTCTTATAGAAATAGTAAATGCAGCGGGTATAGTAGTGGAAAGGAATATATACAACACAGCGGGAGAGATAATCAAGAGGATAGACTCAGTTGGTTATAGTTCCGCAGATAATGACAATGACAGGCATGGAGTTGAATTTAGTTATGACCTGGCGGGACGTTTGGAGGAGATAACAACGCCGGAAGCGAAGATTCATGGCCGAAAGAGTCAGAAATACACATATGACGCAGAAGGAAACATAACAGGAGTAGTTGACGGAAACGGAAACAGCACAAGGTACAGTTTGGACTTATGGGGTAAGATAATAAACATAACGGAACCTGACGGAACCAATATAAAATACGATTATGACTATGCGGGAAATCTTGTATCCACTACTGACGGTAACGGAAACACTACCCGTTATACATACAACAGCTTTAACCTTCTGTCGGAGATAATAGATCCTGACGGAAGGAAAATAACCTTCAAGTATGACAGACAGGGAAGAATGGTGCAAAGGATAGGGAAAGACGGACGCAGCACATATTATAATTACAATGCGGATAACAATATAACCGGGCGTTGGGAAGAAGAAGGGCAGATGGAAAAATACGAGTATAATGTAGACGGAAGCCTGGCTGCGTCAATAAGCGGTACTACTATACATACTTATGCCTATACCTTGGCAGGAAGGCTGAAAAGTAAGACAACCAATGGACAGAAGGTATTGGAGTATGATTACAATAAGAATGGGCTTGTATCGAAAGTTACCGATATAAGTGGAACACCGGTGGAGTATACATATGACGTACTGGGGAGATTAACAACGGTAACAAACGGAGGCAAAGTTTCTGCGAGGTATGAATACAATATTGACAACACAATAGCGCAGGTGTTGTATGGGAGTGGAGTATGCGCTAGATATGAATACGACATGGATAAGAAGATAAAAGAGCTTTTAAACATAGACCCGACAGGGAAAGAAATGTTTGTATACAGGTATGCGTATGATGGGAACGGCAATCCAATTTTGAAAGAAGAGAACGAAAAAGTAACGGCTTACAGTTATGATACGCTGAACCGTTTGAAAGAAGTAGTATACCCTAGGAATATAAGAGAGAGGTTTGAATATGATGCGAACGGCAACAGGATCAAAAGAGAATGTGGAGATATACTGGAACAGTATGAATATGACAGTTGCAATAGATTGGTTCAAAGAATAAAGAACGGGCTGTTAACGGAATATGAGTATGATGCGAGGGGAAATTTGATAAAAGAAAAAGAGGGTGAGTTGACTAAATTATACAGCTATGACGGATTTGACAGACTGATACGTGTACAAAATCCGGACGGAACATATATGGAAAATATATACGATGCCGAGAATTTGAGAACGGTCTCGATAGAAAACGGTAGGTACAACAGGTATGTGTACAACGGAAGAAATATAGCGTGTGAAGTAGACGAGGATTGGAGTCTAAAAGACAGAATAGTCTTTGGGCATACGATATTACAAAGAGAAGACAGTGACAAGAATGAGTATTATTATATTCACAATGCCCATGGGGATATTACAGCTCTTACCGATGGGAAAGGAGAAGTAATAAACAGCTACAGTTACGATGCTTTTGGAAATATATTGGACAGTGTTGAGAAGATAGAGAACAGATTCAAGTATTCGGGAGAAGTGCTTGATCCTGTGACGGGACAGTACTACCTGAGAGCGAGATATTATAACCCAAGCATAGGAAGGTTTATGCAGGAAGATACGTTTAGGGGTGACGGACTAAACTTATATACCTATGTTGCCAACAATCCACTAAAGTACGTTGACCCAACCGGTCATTGTAAAGAGAGTGTTGATTTTAGTGATGTATATGACAACATTTTAAGTGAAAATCCTAATGACATTTTGAAAGATATGGTATTAAGAAAAATAATGGGACCGGACTGGACTCCAAACTATTTGAGAAATTCAAATGAAATAGAGGATTATAAGTTTAAGGCAGTAATATATCTAAATAGAAGTGACGGTGCTTTTTTGCAGGGACATTCAGCGATAATGCTTGTAACCGATGATAACCAAGGGTTGTTCTATAGCTTTGTGGGTGATGCAAGTAAAACACTTCAGCTTATAGCAGGATTTAATTCGCCGGGGAAAATATTAAAACCATTTGATAAACGAAAAAAACAATATGTTACAGTCGACGTTATTAGTTTTTTAGAAAAAGGAAGAATTGAAAATGTGGAAAAGTTTAAAGGGAATGACACATTTACTGATCAATATGATAGATATATTTATATACCTATAACAAATGAGCAGGGGCAGGCTATGTACAGGAAAGCGGAGATGTTATATAAACAGCCTCCGGAGTATAATCTCTATGCAAATAATTGTAATCATGTAGCACAACAAATATTGGAAGCAGGAGGTTTGAATTTTGCACCGACAAAAGGGAATGCATTAGATGAACGTATAAATTTATATACATCTTTTAATCCTCTTGTTCATTTACCGCCAAGAGCAATGCTGAATTATATTTTTGACAGGGTAGACAAGACGATACCTAATGCTGCATATAATTACGGCGCTTTTATTGCGAACAAGCAAGGTTGGATTGCGGGAAATACGGATGATAGTGCATTTTTTTGGAATCCGTTTAAGTAA